The proteins below are encoded in one region of Nitrospirota bacterium:
- a CDS encoding uroporphyrinogen-III synthase gives MEKAKEVYPLKGPLKGKRILITRPVEQSAELAVLITALGGEPVKFPVISVAPPDSWDSADCAIENLHDYNWVIFTSVNGVNSFMGRITELGKYVSDAFYDVKICTVGVKTADAVEPYGVHVDFVPQEFRAEAIVKGFKGMAGIGKKILIPRAQVGRELLPDELIKMGLNVDVVPVYKVVKPDTDATILKDMLSRKEIDVVTFTSGSTVRNFIEFIGTEEYKILLKGIKLACISPVTADSVKKYGMDVDIVPERFTIDDLAEAIAGFYQGKKLEARS, from the coding sequence ATGGAAAAGGCTAAAGAGGTCTACCCGTTAAAGGGGCCGTTAAAGGGGAAAAGGATACTGATTACAAGACCTGTTGAGCAATCAGCGGAGCTTGCCGTCCTTATTACAGCACTTGGCGGGGAACCTGTAAAGTTTCCGGTTATCTCTGTTGCACCGCCTGACAGTTGGGATTCAGCAGATTGTGCTATAGAAAATCTGCATGATTATAACTGGGTCATTTTTACGAGTGTAAATGGTGTGAATTCTTTTATGGGGAGGATAACTGAGCTTGGTAAGTATGTCAGTGATGCCTTTTATGATGTAAAGATATGTACTGTGGGTGTTAAGACAGCAGATGCTGTTGAACCTTATGGTGTGCATGTAGATTTTGTCCCGCAGGAGTTCAGGGCAGAGGCTATAGTAAAAGGGTTTAAGGGTATGGCCGGCATAGGGAAAAAGATTCTTATACCAAGGGCGCAGGTTGGCCGTGAGTTATTACCGGATGAACTTATAAAGATGGGTTTGAATGTAGATGTTGTGCCTGTGTACAAGGTCGTCAAACCCGATACTGATGCTACAATACTTAAAGATATGTTAAGCAGGAAAGAGATAGATGTAGTTACATTTACAAGCGGGTCAACAGTAAGAAATTTTATTGAATTCATTGGGACTGAGGAATATAAAATACTACTCAAAGGGATTAAACTGGCATGTATAAGCCCTGTTACAGCAGATTCAGTTAAGAAATATGGCATGGATGTGGATATTGTGCCGGAGAGGTTTACTATAGATGACTTGGCGGAA